One Micromonospora sp. WMMD812 genomic window carries:
- a CDS encoding cobyric acid synthase: MSGGLLVAGTTSDAGKSVLTAGICRWLHRQGVKVAPYKAQNMSNNSAVVVGPDGRGGEIGRAQAMQAAACGLAPDLRFNPVLLKPGSDLASQVVLLGEAVDTVTAGNFRELRPRLAQTAYAALAELRAAYDVVICEGAGSPAEINLRAGDYVNMGLARHAGLPTIVVGDIDRGGVFASMFGTVALLDAADQALIAGFVINKFRGDLGLLRPGLDMLHRVTSRPTYGVLPWELDLWLDAEDSLAYGRVLGRPAAPYGTEWLAVAVVRLPRISNATDVEALATEPGVRVRLTVEPAELAAADLVVLPGSKSTVADLAWLRETGLADAVLAHAASGKPLLGICGGFQMLARAIHDSVESRQGSVPGLGLLPIEITFDPRKTVRQSVGSLGGDVPVRGYEIHHGYVSSADPALTPLLTCEDGTGEGAVVGAVHGTHWHGAFESDEFRRRFLTEAARLAGRPGFTVAPATGFAAARERSLDLLGDLIEEHLDTDALWRLIEEGAPPTLPFIPPGAPTP; the protein is encoded by the coding sequence GTGAGCGGCGGGCTGCTGGTCGCCGGCACCACGTCCGACGCCGGCAAGAGCGTGCTCACCGCCGGCATCTGCCGGTGGCTGCACCGGCAGGGCGTGAAGGTGGCGCCGTACAAGGCGCAGAACATGTCCAACAACTCGGCGGTCGTGGTCGGGCCGGACGGGCGCGGCGGCGAGATCGGCCGGGCGCAGGCGATGCAGGCAGCCGCCTGCGGGCTCGCCCCCGACCTGCGCTTCAACCCCGTCCTGCTCAAGCCGGGCAGTGACCTGGCCAGTCAGGTGGTGCTGCTCGGCGAGGCGGTCGACACGGTAACCGCCGGGAACTTCCGCGAGCTGCGGCCGCGACTGGCCCAGACCGCGTACGCGGCGCTGGCCGAACTGCGGGCCGCGTACGACGTCGTGATCTGCGAGGGCGCCGGCAGCCCCGCCGAGATCAACCTGCGGGCCGGCGACTACGTGAACATGGGCCTGGCCCGGCACGCCGGCCTGCCCACCATCGTGGTGGGCGACATCGACCGCGGCGGCGTCTTCGCGTCGATGTTCGGCACGGTCGCGTTGCTCGACGCGGCCGACCAGGCGCTGATCGCCGGCTTCGTGATCAACAAGTTCCGGGGCGACCTCGGTCTGTTGCGGCCCGGGCTGGACATGCTGCACCGGGTCACCAGCCGGCCCACGTACGGGGTGCTGCCCTGGGAACTGGACCTCTGGCTCGACGCCGAGGACTCGCTCGCCTACGGGCGGGTGCTCGGCCGCCCTGCCGCCCCGTACGGCACCGAGTGGCTGGCCGTGGCCGTGGTCCGGCTGCCCCGGATCAGCAACGCCACCGACGTCGAGGCGCTCGCCACCGAGCCCGGTGTCCGGGTACGGCTCACCGTGGAGCCGGCCGAACTGGCCGCCGCCGACCTCGTGGTGCTCCCCGGATCGAAGTCGACCGTGGCCGATCTCGCCTGGCTGCGGGAGACCGGCCTGGCCGACGCGGTCCTCGCCCACGCCGCCTCCGGGAAGCCGCTGCTCGGCATCTGCGGCGGGTTCCAGATGCTCGCCCGCGCGATCCACGACTCCGTGGAGAGCCGGCAGGGCAGCGTTCCCGGCCTGGGCCTGCTGCCCATCGAGATCACCTTCGACCCGCGCAAGACGGTCCGGCAGTCGGTGGGCAGCCTCGGTGGCGACGTGCCGGTCCGCGGCTACGAGATCCACCACGGGTACGTCTCCTCCGCCGACCCCGCGCTCACCCCGCTGCTGACCTGCGAGGACGGCACCGGCGAGGGTGCGGTGGTCGGCGCGGTGCACGGTACGCACTGGCACGGCGCGTTCGAGTCCGACGAGTTCCGGCGGCGCTTCCTCACCGAGGCGGCTCGGCTGGCCGGCCGGCCCGGCTTCACGGTCGCGCCGGCAACCGGCTTCGCGGCCGCCCGCGAACGCTCGCTCGACCTGCTCGGCGACCTGATCGAGGAGCACCTGGACACGGATGCGCTCTGGCGCCTCATCGAGGAAGGCGCACCCCCCACCCTCCCGTTCATCCCTCCCGGCGCCCCCACACCGTGA
- a CDS encoding rhodanese-like domain-containing protein, which produces MSPGVEALLEQARAGLHRLTPHETAEAVRGGALLVDTRTERQRREQGELPGAIVIDRTVLEWRLDPASAWRIPEATGYDREIVLACRHGYSSSLAAASLQALGLRRATDMIGGVQGWIAAGLPLSEHPADVRP; this is translated from the coding sequence ATGAGCCCCGGCGTCGAGGCCCTGCTGGAACAGGCCCGCGCCGGGCTGCACCGGTTGACTCCGCACGAGACCGCCGAGGCGGTACGCGGCGGCGCGTTGCTGGTCGACACCCGGACCGAGCGACAGCGCCGGGAGCAGGGTGAGCTGCCCGGTGCGATCGTCATCGACCGGACGGTGCTGGAGTGGCGGCTCGACCCGGCCAGTGCCTGGCGCATCCCGGAGGCCACCGGGTACGACCGGGAGATCGTGCTGGCGTGCCGGCACGGCTACAGCTCCAGCCTCGCCGCGGCCAGCCTGCAGGCGCTGGGCCTGCGCCGGGCGACCGACATGATCGGCGGCGTCCAGGGCTGGATCGCCGCCGGCCTCCCCCTCTCCGAACACCCCGCCGACGTCCGCCCCTGA
- a CDS encoding dipeptidase, translated as MSESEIRAAVERELPGVRADLERLVRIPGIAFEGFDHSHVERSAEAVAELLRGCGLEVAIARSGGQPAVIGKKAAPPGAPTVLLYAHHDVQPVGDLSLWESDPFEPVERDGRLYGRGAADDKAGIMAHVAALRAYGDRLPVGVVLFIEGEEEYGSDSLERLLAEHRDEIASDVIVIADSGNWDIGVPALTTSLRGIVNSFVEVRTLDHAVHSGMFGGAVPDALTTLVRLLATLHTEAGDVAVEGLVGREGATVDYPEDRIRVEAGLAEGVSFIGTGRITDRLWTKPALSVLGIDAPATGEAPNALVPAAKAKLSVRLAPGDDPKRAYAALRAHLEKHAPWGAQVTVSIEHDGDPCVIDATGPMFDAARSAFRTAWDGTDPIDMGVGGSIPFIATFQEMFPEAAILVTGVEDPHARAHGPNESLHLGEFAKVCLAEALLLGKVAEAGAGRS; from the coding sequence ATGTCCGAGTCCGAGATCCGGGCCGCCGTCGAGCGGGAGTTGCCCGGGGTCCGCGCCGACCTGGAACGCCTCGTCCGCATCCCCGGCATCGCGTTCGAGGGCTTCGACCACTCACACGTGGAGCGCTCTGCCGAGGCGGTGGCGGAGTTGCTGCGCGGTTGCGGGCTGGAGGTCGCCATCGCCCGTTCCGGCGGGCAGCCGGCGGTGATCGGGAAGAAGGCGGCCCCGCCCGGTGCGCCGACGGTGCTGCTCTACGCCCACCACGACGTCCAGCCGGTCGGTGACCTGTCGCTGTGGGAGTCCGACCCGTTCGAGCCGGTGGAGCGGGACGGCCGGCTCTACGGTCGGGGCGCGGCCGACGACAAGGCCGGCATCATGGCGCACGTGGCGGCGTTGCGCGCGTACGGTGACCGCCTCCCGGTCGGCGTGGTCCTGTTCATCGAGGGCGAGGAGGAGTACGGCTCCGACTCGCTGGAGCGGCTGCTCGCCGAGCACCGCGACGAGATCGCCTCGGACGTCATCGTGATCGCCGACTCCGGCAACTGGGACATCGGCGTACCGGCGCTGACCACCTCGCTGCGCGGCATCGTCAACAGCTTCGTGGAGGTCCGGACCCTGGACCACGCGGTGCACAGCGGGATGTTCGGCGGCGCCGTCCCGGACGCGCTGACCACGCTGGTCCGGCTGCTCGCCACTCTGCACACCGAGGCCGGTGACGTGGCCGTCGAGGGACTGGTCGGGCGGGAGGGCGCCACCGTCGACTACCCGGAGGACCGGATCCGCGTCGAGGCGGGGCTCGCCGAGGGCGTCTCGTTCATCGGCACCGGCCGGATCACCGACCGGCTCTGGACGAAGCCCGCGCTGTCGGTGCTGGGCATCGACGCACCGGCCACCGGTGAGGCGCCGAACGCGCTGGTTCCGGCCGCGAAGGCCAAGCTCAGCGTGCGGCTCGCGCCGGGCGACGACCCGAAGCGGGCGTACGCGGCCCTGCGCGCGCACCTGGAGAAGCACGCGCCGTGGGGCGCGCAGGTGACGGTGAGCATCGAGCACGACGGCGACCCGTGTGTCATCGACGCGACCGGCCCGATGTTCGACGCCGCCCGGTCGGCCTTCCGGACCGCGTGGGACGGCACCGATCCGATCGACATGGGCGTGGGTGGCTCGATCCCGTTCATCGCCACCTTCCAGGAGATGTTCCCGGAGGCGGCGATCCTGGTGACCGGCGTGGAGGACCCGCACGCCCGGGCGCACGGGCCGAACGAGAGCCTGCACCTGGGTGAGTTCGCCAAGGTGTGCCTCGCCGAGGCGCTGCTGCTCGGCAAGGTGGCCGAGGCGGGCGCGGGCCGGAGCTAG
- a CDS encoding ATP-dependent DNA ligase — protein MRFLDLAATSAAVAATSGRRAKVELLAGALRALDPAEVSAGAGWLAGELRQRQTGVGYASLRDLPPPADESTLTVAAVDAAIDEIAGVHGPGSQARRRALLGALYGAATADEQRLLTGLFSGELRQGAQFGLLADAVARAADVPVATVRRALLLAGDLRAVAVAALDGGAAALAGFGLRVGRPLAPMLAQSAPSVDEALAATGVPAMVDVKLDGIRIQVHRSGQDIAVFTRSLDDITARVPEVVAAVRALPARELVLDGEAIGLDETGRPLPFQQTSSRAARRTTPSTTGRAPVAPAVLAAAETTGEAVLTPYFFDLLHLDGEDLIDRPGRERWAVLAGAVDESLLVGRIEVDGPEQAGAAYAAAVDAGQEGVVVKALDAPYDAGRRGAAWVKVKPRHTLDLVVLAVEWGSGRRQGWLSNLHLGARDPRTGEFVMLGKTFKGLTDELLRWQTERFLELAVEKGDWVVRVRPEQVVEIAFDGVQTSTRYPGGMALRFARVVRYRDDKTAAEADTIDAVRALHAGRPTG, from the coding sequence GTGCGGTTCCTCGATCTGGCAGCCACCTCCGCCGCCGTGGCCGCCACCAGCGGCCGACGGGCCAAGGTGGAGTTGCTGGCCGGCGCGCTGCGGGCACTCGACCCGGCCGAGGTGTCGGCCGGCGCCGGCTGGCTCGCCGGCGAGCTGCGCCAGCGGCAGACCGGCGTCGGCTACGCGAGTCTCCGCGACCTGCCGCCGCCGGCCGACGAGTCGACGCTGACCGTGGCCGCTGTCGACGCGGCGATCGACGAGATCGCCGGTGTGCACGGTCCCGGTTCGCAGGCCCGCCGCCGGGCGCTGCTCGGTGCGCTCTACGGCGCCGCCACCGCCGACGAGCAGCGACTGCTCACCGGGCTGTTCAGTGGCGAGCTGCGGCAGGGCGCCCAGTTCGGGCTGCTGGCCGACGCGGTCGCCCGGGCCGCCGACGTGCCGGTGGCCACCGTCCGGCGGGCCCTGCTGCTCGCCGGCGACCTGCGGGCGGTCGCGGTGGCCGCGCTCGACGGGGGTGCCGCCGCGTTGGCCGGGTTCGGCCTTCGGGTGGGGCGCCCGCTCGCGCCGATGCTGGCGCAGAGCGCGCCCTCGGTCGACGAGGCGCTCGCCGCGACCGGCGTGCCGGCGATGGTCGACGTCAAGCTCGACGGCATCCGGATCCAGGTGCACCGCTCCGGCCAGGACATCGCCGTCTTCACCCGCAGCCTCGACGACATCACCGCCCGGGTGCCCGAGGTGGTCGCCGCGGTGCGCGCGCTGCCCGCCCGGGAGCTGGTGCTCGACGGTGAGGCGATCGGGCTGGACGAGACCGGCCGGCCGCTGCCGTTCCAGCAGACGTCGAGCCGGGCGGCCCGGCGCACCACGCCGAGCACCACGGGCCGGGCGCCGGTCGCCCCGGCGGTGCTCGCCGCCGCCGAGACGACGGGCGAGGCGGTGCTGACGCCCTACTTCTTCGACCTGCTGCACCTCGACGGCGAGGATCTGATCGACCGGCCCGGCCGGGAGCGGTGGGCCGTGCTGGCCGGCGCGGTCGACGAGTCGCTGCTGGTGGGACGGATCGAGGTCGACGGTCCGGAGCAGGCCGGCGCGGCGTACGCCGCGGCGGTCGACGCCGGCCAGGAGGGGGTCGTGGTCAAGGCGCTGGACGCGCCCTACGACGCCGGGCGGCGCGGCGCGGCCTGGGTCAAGGTCAAGCCCCGGCACACCCTCGACCTGGTCGTCCTCGCGGTCGAGTGGGGCAGCGGCCGGCGCCAGGGCTGGCTCTCCAACCTCCACCTCGGCGCCCGCGATCCGCGCACCGGCGAGTTCGTCATGCTCGGCAAGACGTTCAAGGGCCTCACCGACGAGCTGCTGCGCTGGCAGACCGAACGGTTCCTGGAGCTGGCCGTGGAGAAGGGCGACTGGGTGGTCCGGGTCCGTCCCGAGCAGGTCGTCGAGATCGCGTTCGACGGGGTGCAGACCAGCACCCGCTACCCGGGTGGGATGGCGCTGCGGTTCGCCCGGGTGGTGCGCTACCGCGATGACAAGACGGCCGCCGAGGCGGACACGATCGACGCGGTGCGAGCGCTCCACGCCGGCCGGCCCACCGGCTGA
- a CDS encoding SURF1 family protein — MAVYRFLLTPRWLGILALTLVAAAVMVWLGNWQLDRYHGRTEVNERIDAGLRMAPVPMRDALSAPSGGPGTAGPAPAEEKVWTRVTVTGRYDPTNTVLVRGRTADSKVGFEVLTPLVLSDGTAVLVDRGWIPPAPGGATAQPQVPAAPSGDVTVVGRVHETESGADAVNRRDGRLETRRIGVPRLARELPYPVYGAYLLLDEQTPAADPTFVAVPVGHANNWQNFGYVVQWWLFAVMTLVGYGWAARREARRAAGIEPRPVDRAAEPTPSTPA, encoded by the coding sequence GTGGCTGTGTACCGGTTCCTGCTGACGCCGCGCTGGCTGGGCATCCTCGCGCTGACCCTGGTCGCCGCGGCCGTGATGGTGTGGTTGGGCAACTGGCAGCTGGACCGCTACCACGGACGCACCGAGGTCAACGAGCGGATCGACGCCGGCCTGCGGATGGCGCCGGTGCCGATGCGCGACGCGCTGTCCGCCCCGAGCGGCGGGCCGGGCACCGCCGGCCCGGCCCCGGCGGAGGAGAAGGTCTGGACCCGGGTCACCGTCACCGGGCGGTACGACCCGACGAACACGGTCCTGGTCCGCGGCCGGACGGCGGACAGCAAGGTCGGCTTCGAGGTGCTCACCCCACTGGTGCTGAGCGACGGCACCGCCGTGCTGGTCGACAGGGGCTGGATCCCGCCGGCGCCGGGCGGGGCGACCGCCCAGCCGCAGGTGCCCGCCGCCCCGTCCGGTGACGTGACAGTGGTCGGCCGGGTGCACGAGACCGAGAGCGGCGCGGACGCGGTGAACCGCCGCGACGGTCGGCTGGAGACCCGGCGGATCGGCGTGCCGCGGCTGGCCCGCGAGCTGCCCTACCCGGTCTACGGCGCGTACCTGCTGCTGGACGAGCAGACCCCGGCGGCCGACCCGACCTTCGTCGCGGTGCCGGTCGGGCACGCCAACAACTGGCAGAACTTCGGCTACGTCGTGCAGTGGTGGCTCTTCGCCGTGATGACGCTCGTCGGCTACGGCTGGGCGGCCCGCCGGGAGGCCCGCCGGGCCGCCGGCATCGAGCCCCGGCCGGTCGACCGGGCCGCCGAACCAACGCCGAGCACCCCGGCCTGA
- a CDS encoding cobyrinate a,c-diamide synthase, which produces MTVVPRLVFSAPSSGHGKNALAIGLLAALADRDMAVAGFKIGPDQVDAGYLGLASGRPGRTLDPRLVGADRLAPLVAHGAAGAELALVQGSMGLYDSVTGHPERDSTAAVATALRSPVVLVVDVGAMGQSAAALVHGFRSFDEQLWLGGVILTRVASSRHEAMLREALDDIDVPVYGALRRQDLPPVLPSRRLGVVPAIGGSAEAARAVRRLGEAVAATVDLERLLGLARSAPALPGTAWSPEDALGAPVAAAAPPLIALAGAPGGSYSPPETAELLRAAGAEVVTVDPLRDEALPAGTRALVVGGGLPESYAEQLSANRKLCIAVAELARTGRPVVAEGTGLLWLARELDGLPMCGVLDAVGASRDGVVVGYREATAQTDSVLAPQGAVLVGHKEHRAVLNPRAGQRPAWSWEGGTPEGFVWRNVHASQLTVHWAGYPDIAGRLVSAALGDPAPEAVPAGPGGVPA; this is translated from the coding sequence ATGACCGTCGTGCCGCGCCTGGTGTTCAGCGCGCCGTCCTCCGGGCACGGCAAGAACGCGCTGGCGATCGGGCTCCTCGCCGCGCTCGCGGACCGCGACATGGCGGTCGCCGGGTTCAAGATCGGGCCGGATCAGGTCGACGCCGGCTACCTCGGGCTGGCCTCGGGCCGGCCCGGGCGCACCCTCGACCCCCGGCTGGTCGGCGCCGACCGGCTCGCCCCGCTGGTCGCGCACGGCGCCGCGGGCGCCGAACTCGCCCTGGTGCAGGGCAGCATGGGCCTGTACGACAGCGTCACCGGCCACCCCGAGCGCGACTCGACGGCGGCCGTGGCCACCGCGCTGCGCAGTCCGGTCGTGCTGGTCGTCGACGTCGGCGCGATGGGCCAGTCGGCCGCCGCCCTGGTGCACGGCTTCCGCTCGTTCGACGAGCAGCTCTGGCTCGGCGGGGTGATCCTCACCCGGGTCGCCTCCTCCCGGCACGAGGCGATGCTGCGCGAGGCGCTCGACGACATCGATGTGCCGGTCTACGGCGCCCTGCGCCGCCAGGACCTGCCCCCGGTGCTCCCGAGCCGCCGGCTCGGCGTGGTGCCGGCCATCGGTGGCTCCGCCGAGGCGGCCCGCGCCGTCCGCCGGCTGGGCGAGGCGGTCGCCGCCACGGTCGACCTGGAGCGGCTGCTCGGGCTGGCCCGCTCCGCCCCGGCGCTGCCGGGCACCGCCTGGTCGCCGGAGGACGCGCTCGGCGCCCCGGTGGCCGCGGCGGCGCCGCCGCTGATCGCGCTCGCCGGCGCGCCCGGCGGCAGCTACAGCCCACCGGAGACGGCCGAGCTGCTCCGGGCCGCCGGGGCCGAGGTGGTCACCGTCGATCCGCTGCGCGACGAGGCGCTGCCCGCCGGCACTCGCGCGCTGGTCGTCGGCGGCGGGCTCCCCGAGTCGTACGCCGAGCAGCTGTCGGCCAACCGCAAGCTCTGCATCGCGGTGGCCGAACTGGCGCGCACCGGCCGGCCGGTGGTCGCCGAGGGCACGGGGCTGCTCTGGCTGGCTCGGGAGCTGGACGGGCTGCCGATGTGCGGAGTGCTGGACGCGGTGGGCGCGAGCCGCGACGGCGTGGTGGTCGGCTACCGGGAGGCGACCGCCCAGACCGACAGCGTTCTCGCCCCGCAGGGCGCGGTGCTGGTGGGGCACAAGGAGCACCGTGCCGTGCTCAACCCGCGGGCCGGTCAGCGGCCGGCGTGGAGCTGGGAGGGCGGCACGCCGGAGGGCTTCGTCTGGCGCAACGTGCACGCCTCCCAGCTCACCGTGCACTGGGCCGGCTACCCGGACATCGCCGGCCGGCTGGTGTCGGCGGCGCTCGGCGATCCCGCGCCCGAGGCGGTGCCGGCCGGGCCCGGCGGGGTGCCGGCGTGA
- a CDS encoding GNAT family protein: MTGQVAVRRFPTLTVSTPRTEVRQLAATDAAAAGEILADKLTRRWLPLADDSGPIDGHAWCTDLARQRRDSGDGDHYGVVRREDGALVGCLWTRRTDWGARLTEISYAMAPHARGFGLTAEAVDAVAIALILEHGFQRVELRVAPGNTASRRVAEKAGFSYEGLLRNAGYVRGARADLELWSFVAADLR, from the coding sequence GTGACCGGTCAGGTCGCGGTACGCCGCTTCCCGACGCTGACCGTCTCCACCCCGCGCACGGAGGTGCGGCAGTTGGCGGCCACGGACGCCGCGGCGGCCGGGGAGATCCTCGCCGACAAGCTGACCCGGCGTTGGCTGCCGCTGGCCGACGACTCCGGCCCGATCGACGGCCACGCCTGGTGCACCGACCTGGCGCGGCAGCGCCGGGACAGCGGGGACGGCGACCACTACGGGGTGGTCCGCCGGGAGGACGGCGCCCTCGTCGGCTGCCTGTGGACCCGGCGTACCGACTGGGGCGCCCGGCTCACCGAGATCTCGTACGCGATGGCCCCGCACGCCCGCGGCTTCGGGCTGACCGCGGAGGCGGTGGACGCGGTGGCCATCGCGCTGATCCTCGAACATGGATTCCAACGGGTCGAGCTGCGGGTGGCGCCGGGCAACACCGCGTCCCGGCGGGTGGCCGAGAAGGCTGGCTTCAGCTACGAGGGCCTGCTCCGCAACGCCGGCTACGTCCGGGGTGCCCGGGCCGACCTGGAACTCTGGTCCTTCGTGGCGGCCGACCTCCGCTGA
- a CDS encoding transglycosylase domain-containing protein has protein sequence MSNRPLAAAGRLVPLLRAGLIAGIVIAAVAYPLVAFTGLGAKATAHAVEHKTKLLTTALPAETSYLYAPDGKTVLTMFYEEYRQYTKLSDMSPNIQQAIVAAEDSRFYQHKGVDPKGVARAFVANARSSGVSQGASTLTMQYVRMALRDSATTPKEVQEATQQTSLRKVKEMRMALDLEKELSKEDILERYLNSAYFGHRAYGIYAASEIFFSKTPKDLTPVEAATLAGLVKSPSEYDPASSDQKDATARRNYVLDRMSQLGYLSPDAAAAAKAEPIRLKLTDPPNDCAAIPEKFNSWGFACDYLKNWWSSQPAFGENRLERMDKLRRGGYRIVLSIDPKIQDAAEKNVGAKEATGSPFANGIVVSEPGTGRVKAMAVNRTYSLDLSENPQSSNPEAGPKVKANYPNTVAPLLGGGDLPGYQAGSTFKMFPMLAALNSGMTLSTSFNAPYRYQSKVFDNWAPSNASGAMSGQQTMWSGFGKSVNTYFVWLEEQIGAEAGVRLAEQLGLRWRTDVDRDQASPAKVKKWGAFTLGVSDATPLEMANAYAAIAADGRYCEAIPVQAIMNRDGTPTTYTTAGGIAREVAKPRCRQVVSADAARAATDAARCPTGDTPARGGCGGWSTADSVRGTVGRPVAGKTGTTDSTRSAWFVGYTPELAAASFISDPDNPFNAVGDGQSQVPIAAVSETLRDALKGKPTRQFTPPSDAIVG, from the coding sequence GTGAGCAACCGACCCCTTGCTGCCGCTGGTCGTCTCGTTCCTCTCCTCCGCGCCGGGCTGATCGCCGGCATCGTGATCGCCGCCGTCGCTTATCCCCTGGTCGCCTTCACCGGGTTGGGCGCGAAAGCCACCGCGCACGCCGTGGAGCACAAGACCAAGCTGTTGACCACCGCCCTGCCGGCGGAGACGTCCTATCTCTACGCGCCGGACGGCAAGACCGTCCTGACGATGTTCTACGAGGAGTACCGGCAGTACACCAAGCTGTCGGACATGTCCCCGAACATCCAGCAGGCCATCGTGGCGGCCGAGGACTCCCGCTTCTACCAGCACAAGGGCGTCGACCCGAAGGGTGTCGCCCGTGCGTTCGTGGCCAACGCCCGCTCCAGCGGGGTGTCCCAGGGCGCGTCCACGCTGACCATGCAGTACGTCCGGATGGCCCTGCGGGACAGCGCGACGACTCCGAAGGAGGTCCAGGAGGCCACCCAGCAGACCAGCCTGCGCAAGGTCAAGGAGATGCGCATGGCGCTGGACCTGGAGAAGGAGTTGAGCAAGGAGGACATCCTCGAGCGCTACCTGAACTCCGCGTACTTCGGCCACCGGGCGTACGGCATCTACGCGGCCAGCGAGATCTTCTTCTCCAAGACTCCGAAGGACCTCACCCCCGTCGAGGCGGCCACCCTCGCCGGGCTGGTCAAGTCCCCCAGCGAGTACGACCCGGCCTCGTCGGACCAGAAGGACGCCACCGCGCGGCGCAACTACGTGCTGGACCGGATGAGCCAGCTCGGCTACCTGTCACCGGACGCCGCCGCGGCGGCCAAGGCGGAGCCGATCCGGCTGAAGCTGACCGACCCGCCGAACGACTGCGCCGCGATCCCGGAGAAGTTCAACAGCTGGGGCTTCGCCTGCGACTACCTGAAGAACTGGTGGAGCTCGCAGCCGGCGTTCGGCGAGAACCGGCTGGAGCGGATGGACAAGCTGCGCCGCGGCGGCTACCGGATCGTGCTCAGCATCGACCCGAAGATCCAGGACGCGGCGGAGAAGAACGTCGGCGCCAAGGAGGCCACCGGCAGCCCGTTCGCCAACGGCATCGTGGTCTCCGAACCGGGCACCGGGCGGGTGAAGGCCATGGCGGTCAACCGGACGTACTCGCTGGACCTGAGCGAGAACCCGCAGAGCTCGAACCCGGAGGCCGGGCCGAAGGTGAAGGCGAACTACCCGAACACGGTGGCGCCGCTGCTCGGCGGCGGCGACCTGCCGGGCTACCAGGCCGGGTCGACGTTCAAGATGTTCCCGATGCTGGCCGCGCTTAACTCGGGGATGACCCTCTCCACCTCGTTCAACGCCCCGTACCGCTACCAGTCGAAGGTCTTCGACAACTGGGCGCCGTCCAACGCGAGCGGGGCGATGAGCGGCCAGCAGACCATGTGGTCCGGGTTCGGCAAGTCGGTCAACACGTACTTCGTGTGGCTGGAGGAGCAGATCGGCGCCGAGGCGGGCGTCCGGCTGGCCGAGCAGCTCGGGCTGCGCTGGCGCACCGACGTCGACCGGGACCAGGCCTCACCGGCGAAGGTGAAGAAGTGGGGCGCGTTCACCCTGGGTGTCTCCGACGCGACACCGCTGGAGATGGCGAACGCGTATGCGGCCATCGCCGCCGACGGCCGGTACTGCGAGGCGATCCCGGTGCAGGCGATCATGAACCGGGACGGCACGCCGACGACGTACACCACCGCCGGGGGCATCGCCCGCGAGGTCGCCAAGCCGCGCTGCCGGCAGGTCGTGAGCGCCGACGCCGCCCGGGCGGCCACCGACGCGGCCCGCTGCCCGACCGGCGACACCCCGGCCCGCGGGGGATGCGGTGGTTGGTCGACGGCGGACAGCGTCCGGGGCACCGTCGGGCGGCCGGTGGCCGGCAAGACCGGTACCACGGACAGCACCCGGTCCGCCTGGTTCGTCGGCTACACCCCGGAACTCGCCGCGGCGAGCTTCATCTCCGACCCGGACAACCCGTTCAACGCGGTCGGTGACGGTCAGTCCCAGGTGCCGATCGCCGCGGTCTCCGAGACGCTCCGCGACGCCCTGAAGGGCAAACCCACCCGCCAGTTCACCCCACCCTCCGACGCGATAGTCGGCTGA